A single window of Drosophila suzukii chromosome 3, CBGP_Dsuzu_IsoJpt1.0, whole genome shotgun sequence DNA harbors:
- the loj gene encoding transmembrane emp24 domain-containing protein 5 encodes MQLTWQRDQINLILPIAVICCCLLIDVTSAQEAQQPWYENLPAVAMDYKVHIDAGKEDCYHQYVKAGATFYVSFSVVRGGDGMAGFAVRNPAGEVVKPYQWQATADYTDQVSPGGYYSVCIDNQFSRFASKLVNIYITVVKYDAWDKYAKEIEQLQLNMQNFTATIGTVERNINDMMGYQAHSRHRESRDYALLLDNNAYIQTFSISQIVVILITCSIQVFFVRKLFEVKSGSKSRI; translated from the exons ATGCAATTGACGTGGCAGAGAGATCAGATAAATTTAATACTTCCCATAGCCGTGATTTGTTGTTGCCTGCTAATCGACGTAACCAGCGCTCAAGAGGCCCAACAACCATGGTACGAGAACCTTCCGGCGGTGGCCATGGACTACAAG GTTCACATAGATGCTGGTAAGGAGGACTGTTACCATCAGTACGTTAAGGCGGGAGCCACCTTCTACGTGTCTTTCAGT GTGGTGCGAGGAGGCGATGGCATGGCTGGTTTCGCAGTCCGCAATCCTGCTGGTGAGGTGGTGAAGCCCTACCAATGGCAGGCTACTGCAGATTACACGGACCAGGTCTCGCCAGGCGGTTACTATTCCGTGTGCATCGACAACCAGTTCTCCCGATTTGCTAGCAAGCTGGTTAACATCTATATCACGGTAGTGAAGTACGATGCCTGGGACAAGTACGCCAAGGAGATCGAACAGCTGCAGCTGAACATGCAAAACTTCACA GCCACCATTGGCACCGTGGAGCGGAATATAAACGACATGATGGGCTACCAGGCGCATAGCAGGCATCGGGAAtctcgcgattatgcgttgCTGTTGGACAACAATGCTTATATTCAAACCTTCTCGATTAGCCAAATAGTGGTCATATTGATCACGTGCTCCATACAG GTTTTCTTTGTGCGCAAACTATTCGAAGTCAAGTCGGGCTCCAAAAGTCGCATTTAA
- the LOC108013446 gene encoding galactose mutarotase gives MVNVTEDVFATGALNPITKSKDIIKRFTLTNGNGVSVQLITRGATITSIKTPDASGQIDDVTLGFDDLAGYQSERNPYFGATIGRVCNRIGNGSFILDGKLVEVSKNRDNKFQLHGGFVGFDKAHWEVVAVRQDGVTLSHTNPDGHEGYPGKVTVAASFTLSEDNCLHVDLSAVTDKPTPVNLTNHSYFNLAGHKSDANGLYEHTIEINAYAITETDQSSIPTGKILPVDGTAFDIRAPGNLGERLKNLQPARGYDDNFCVNFNPPQPLAKVARVTHPPSGRWLEVVSNQPGVQFYTSNFMPDVERGEVAIPGKDGAAYAKHGAFCLETQKFPDSVNHSNFPSTILRPGETYHHEVIYKFGVSR, from the coding sequence ATGGTCAACGTCACGGAGGACGTCTTCGCCACCGGAGCGCTGAATCCGATCACCAAATCAAAGGACATCATCAAGCGGTTCACCCTGACGAACGGAAATGGAGTGTCCGTCCAGTTGATCACCCGTGGAGCCACCATCACCAGCATAAAGACTCCGGATGCCAGCGGTCAAATAGATGACGTGACCCTGGGATTTGATGACTTGGCGGGCTATCAGAGTGAAAGGAACCCCTACTTTGGAGCAACCATTGGACGGGTGTGCAACAGGATTGGAAACGGCAGCTTCATTCTGGATGGAAAGCTGGTGGAGGTGTCCAAGAACCGGGACAACAAGTTCCAGCTCCATGGCGGCTTCGTGGGCTTCGATAAGGCCCACTGGGAAGTGGTGGCAGTGCGTCAGGATGGTGTTACGCTCTCCCACACCAATCCCGACGGTCATGAGGGCTACCCCGGAAAGGTTACAGTCGCGGCGAGCTTCACCTTAAGCGAGGATAACTGCCTCCATGTCGATTTGAGTGCAGTGACCGATAAACCCACACCCGTTAATCTCACCAATCACTCATACTTTAACCTGGCTGGCCACAAAAGCGACGCCAATGGTCTCTACGAGCACACCATCGAGATCAATGCTTATGCGATCACCGAAACGGATCAATCCTCCATACCAACGGGAAAGATTCTTCCAGTTGATGGAACAGCCTTTGATATCCGTGCACCAGGGAATCTTGGTGAACGACTCAAGAATCTCCAACCGGCTCGTGGTTACGATGACAACTTCTGTGTAAACTTCAACCCACCGCAACCATTGGCCAAGGTGGCCAGAGTCACCCATCCGCCCAGCGGACGCTGGCTGGAGGTGGTCAGCAATCAGCCCGGAGTGCAGTTCTACACCTCCAACTTCATGCCGGACGTGGAACGTGGTGAAGTGGCTATTCCCGGCAAGGATGGAGCTGCTTACGCCAAGCATGGAGCCTTCTGCCTGGAGACACAAAAGTTTCCCGACTCTGTGAACCACAGCAACTTCCCCTCGACCATTTTGCGACCGGGAGAAACGTACCACCATGAGGTTATCTACAAGTTTGGAGTTTCTCGCTGA
- the LOC108013447 gene encoding LOW QUALITY PROTEIN: chymotrypsin (The sequence of the model RefSeq protein was modified relative to this genomic sequence to represent the inferred CDS: inserted 2 bases in 1 codon), with product MILQLVLIVQLSLGLGQEIGSLRIMNGTAAKVKQLPYQVGLLCYFEGSMDEPNLCGGTILSGHWIVTAAHCLQDPKSKLLKVLVNVGSLNSFEDKEIVLNKSHTIVHRKFDRKTVTNDIALIRLPKKLTFGKNIQAAKLPSTKKTYEGRKAIISGWGITTTQQPSRVLQYIRVPIIWHRQXKVVPSSFICIDSTKGLPCRGDSGGPMVLDDGSKTLVGIVSHGFDSECKLKLPDISTRVSSHLKWINYYTGGLKK from the exons ATGATCCTCCAACTGGTGCTTATAGTTCAGCTCTCTCTGGGATTAGGCCAGGAGATCGGCTCTCTGCGAATTATGAATGGCACTGCGGCAAAAGTGAAACAGTTGCCATACCAGGTTGGTCTTCTGTGCTACTTCGAAGGCTCCATGGATGAGCCCAATCTGTGCGGAGGCACTATCCTCAGCGGCCATTGGATTGTTACCGCAGCCCACTGCCTACAGGATCCAAAGTCTAAGCT CTTAAAAGTGCTAGTCAACGTGGGCAGTCTCAATTCTTTTGAGGACAAGGAAATCGTGCTTAACAAGAGCCACACCATTGTGCATAGGAAATTCGATCGGAAGACCGTGACCAACGATATAGCCCTGATCAGGTTACCCAAGAAGCTCACTTTCGGTAAAAATATACAAGCCGCGAAGTTGCCCAGCACCAAGAAAACCTATGAAGGTCGTAAAGCCATAATTTCTGGATGGGGCATCACAACCACGCAACAGCCCAGCAGAGTTCTTCAGTACATCCGGGTGCCCATCATATGGCACAGGCA GAAAGTCGTGCCCAGCTCCTTCATCTGCATAGATTCCACTAAAGGTCTGCCTTGTCGAGGGGATTCCGGAGGTCCGATGGTGCTAGATGATGGCTCCAAAACGCTGGTGGGGATTGTATCCCATGGATTCGACAGCGAGTGCAAGCTGAAGCTACCCGATATATCCACACGAGTTTCGTCCCATCTAAAGTGGATAAACTATTACACTGGGGGTCTTAAGAAATAG